The following nucleotide sequence is from Eschrichtius robustus isolate mEscRob2 chromosome 10, mEscRob2.pri, whole genome shotgun sequence.
TCAGGAAGAACTCAACCCCTACCTGCAGCTTAGTGAGCACTGCTTAGTTTCATCTAGCTCAGAGATTCAGGCTACATTTCAGTTATGTTTGTGGTTATGACATATCAATGCATGACTTTTAAATTCTTCGAGGGTGTATCCTGATACCCCTGAGATGAAACgtcattcctctgtgtgtgtctgctggTGTCATCGTCTGTGCCGGCTGCCTCTTGTACCCTGACTCCCTCTTGGATGTGCTTCTCCACGTCTACGTATATGTCTGTGTCTGTGGCTGACTTCTCCTCTGggttactttctctctctctttccctctctctctctctgtctctctgcctctctcctgggTTCCAAGGACTCCACAGAGGTAACcaccactggggggggggggtcccccgATAAAGAGACTGCATATATGGTTCTctgtttcatctattttttttcttttctttttcatgaataATTAGTCCTGGATAAAGAGGCTCTATATTCAGTCCTCACATCTAGATGAAAGTGTGACTCTTGTTTATCTCAAAGCAGAGTAGCtttcttgctcttcttttttatGTAAATGTGAAAGCTGGTTagttttaatgaattttaattaaattattattacataataatgtattaaagtaataagactataattttcctccctctttttggacttaattaggaaaaacaaaaggatTAGCTGCTGTTTCAGTTTTATCGTTGAAGAGAAATATTTGTGATGCCCCAGACAAGTAGGGAAAAAAAGGACTTCGGTGAATTTCTTTTCTTAGGAAGAAACACtatgtgccttttctttttccagaaagaTGCACAAGAAAGTTTCTTCTTTGCCTGTTGCAACATCAGTCATATCAAAGAGGAAGATAGCATAGATGGCCAAATGCATCAGTAACTCAGTGGCTTATAGCCATGCTTGTTACAGAGGCCTCCTGGGAATCTGGTTTAATATTTCTCCCACTTTGTTCTCCAGGATGGATATTATTTTAGGTGTCCCTGTCTCAGATAATAAACAGCCCTCCCTCCTCATTTAGGATATTTGACTTTCTCATGTCCCCTAACTGACATGGGAAATGTACGTAATGAGGTTTTCATCTGATCCATGGATGATACACAAGCCACCCAGTGATCTGTTTGGTCCTAGGAGGTCCTGTAAATCCTGAACCAATGAACTTGTCAGAGGAAGATACTGTTTGTCATAAAACACCAAAAGCTCCGAAGGAAAAGTAAATGGAACATCCTAgtccaaactggaaaaaaatgtcaCATCTTCTGTCTCAATGGATAATGGCCGTGCTGTCTGTCAAGAGATCCAGTTTGTTAAAATGATAGGGAGGAGAGGCTTGACCTGGGGATTGTGAAATGTCACAAGTTGGGAAAGGATTATTCTCTGACTCATGTAAGATTTACTCAGAATGGACCCCTCTGATTTAGGCGGGAAAAATCTCTTGTGTGGCTCTACTGATGTCACGAGGCATCATATTGTCCTCAAGATCCCCCGAGATTTGTGGACCTTGTCTTCCCTGACCTCTGAGTCTCCTTTAGCCTTGCTGAGCCCCCCTCCTTTCTGGAATGCTCCCCTTCCTCCTTGCCCTGCCCCCCTTGCCGTGTCCATTATGTATGGGAGCCCCGTGAGGCTGGGCCCCCACACCTCCttccccttcacacacacaccttccctgGGCATCGCACCCAGGTGATCACGTCCATGCCATTAACTCCAGGCTCCCTGCACATCCACGCAGCCAGCCACCCACCTGATCCAGCCTGGGATGGACCAAAGCACACTCACCTGCTCCTCCCTCAGAACAGACAGCGTTGGGGGTATTTTTCAGTCAGTGGCACCcctcccaccacctccccaccTGCACAGCCAGAAATCCAGGGGTCCCTCCTGACACCTCTCCTTCCTCGCGCCCCCTCAGTCCACAGTTATGTCTGCTGGTTCTGATTTCCTAAATGCCGCGCAGTTCTCTCCAGCCCCGCCATCATCACCCCATCCAGACCACCCTTACCTTTCCCAAGGACTGCAGCAAAAAACCTCCCAAATGAGCCTAAAAACTTCCCAGACTCCACCTGTactctcattccttttttttttttttttaatttatttatttatggctgtattgggtcttcgtttctttgcgagggctttctctagttgtggcaagcgggggccactcttcatcgcggtgcgcgggcctctcactgtcgcggcctctcttgttgcggagcacaggctccagacgcgcaggctcagtagttgtggctcacgggcccagttgctccgcggcatgtgggatcttcccagaccagggctcgaagccgtgtcccctgccttggcaggcggattctcaaccactgcgctaccagggaagccctctcattcCTTTTTGATACCTTGAGTTTGCAGCCAGAACGACTTTCTCAAATGCCTGTCTGGTCACCTGACTCCCTGGTCCCGCCTTCTACTTAAAATTCTCACTGGGCTCACTTGGCCCAAAGGCCTCCCTGGGACGCTCTCTGCCCACTTCCCTCTGACCTCCTTCCACTCTCCTCTTCACACTCCACCTCAAGCCACAGGATTCTTTCAGTTTCTCAAACTGTGTACGTATTGTCACCCCCTCCTCCTACtcatcacttcctcagggaagccttccctgattgctCTAAGTTCCCTGAGTGCCCAAGTCCTCCTACAATGAGCACTTAGAGCATTGGCATCTATACGTAATAGCGCCTATCGCCGATTTTACATATGCATTTATCTGAATCGTTATTTGATTAGAATCTAGCTTTCAGTGGGCTAGCACCTCCATGAGGGTAAAAACCATCCCGCTATACTCATCAGTTTATCTCCATAGGTCCTGGCTTAgagcaaagatttttaaagtattcaaAGAAGGAATACATGAATTTTAGGAGCCAaaccagttatatatatatatattttttaaacctagAACGGATGTTTGCAAACTGTGGCTTGAGAGCCAAGCCAGCCCTTGTCTGATTCTGCAAGTAGAGTTTTATTGGAACTCAGTCACACCATCGGCTGACGTACTGCCTATGACTGTTTTCTCACCTTGAGGCAGAGATGAGTAGTTGCAATGGAGACACCGGGGCTCACAAAATACGTCCCATCTGGCATTTACAGAAAACTTGCCAACTCCTTGTCTAGAATCCTAGTGAgctcaaaccaaaaaaaaaaaaagagggggggtgGTGGCTTCTAAGACTGGAAACCAAACTAACCAAGCTAACCTATGCTTCTTTTGTTAGGTATTTGAAATGATCGTTAATCCTGGAGATAATATCCTCGTAAATGAACCTATTTATTCAGGAACAATTCATGCTGTGAGTACACATTTCTACAAAAGGCAGCTCTCTTTCTTATAACAAATAAGAAACCACTGCATCTTGAGAATTATCTGCCCACTGAAACATAAAATAGCATCTTTCTTCTTAAACAGGAGAATcattaatatatgcaaaatatgtGAAATGTACCCTCTGCTTTATACATTTCTTCTTACAAGGTCTAAATGTAGGGGTGCTAAAATTGGGTTGTGCAAAATCATGTCCAGATTTCTTAACATTTCACCTGAAATGTGACTTAATTTACAAAGACGTTTTTTCACTACCATCTATATTACCACACGCCTAAGGATGATCATATGTCAATGGAGAATAACCGTACAGTAACATGGTATGATTAGGACTTTCCTCTCCAGTCTTAATTAATGGGACTCTGATATCCAGAACGAGGAATCGGATCACCTGCTCTGCTGTGCCCTGGTCAGAACACACCACTGTCGGGGGCACAATACTTTTGGGTCGATGTGAATACAGACTGGAGCACAGTCGGAGAAAAGCGACCAGAgtgaacaaacaaatggaaataatacCATAGGTTGAATTGTTTTAGGAACTATGCTCTTCTCTGCAGAAAGAGAAGACTCCACGGGGGCATGAGGATTGTCCTCAAGTACATTAAAGCTAGCCATGTGACAGAGGAGTTAGATTTGTCTGTGCATGTCCTCAGGTTCATACAACTGGAATCAAAGGATGGAAACTACAGGAAAACAGTTTCAACTCAATGTAACAACTGTCTAACCATGAGCCTCACTGGCTCTCTGAGGAGTAAAGCACTGCCCATCACTGCAGGGGCTccaagaaagaagccagacacaaaaggacaaatattgtatgattccacttgtactaaatatcaaaaataggcaaattcatagagacagaaagttgatgagaggttaccagggcctgggggagggggaaatggggagttgttgctTAATGACTACAGGGTTTCTGTTGGGAGTGATGAAAAGATTTTGGAAATTGATAGTGAGAGATGCACACATTATGAATGTAGTTAATGCCACTGAATCCCACACGTTAAAATGGCAgattttttgttatatatattttaccacaattttgaaaactaaagtaAAATAATGGCCTTAATCATTGGATActaattattcattattttcctAAACTCCAAAGATGTAAGATCACACAATGCCTGTAAATGTAAAACTTGTGTCTATGTAAATAGCACGATGCACACACGTTTTCACATGCCCAAACAGAAACCAATGCCACGCTGTGAGGGAATATAATGACGGTCCATGTGTGTTTATCTCATGGCCCAGTATCAACTCGTTTTATTCATGTAGATGTGTTTTTAAAGTCTAAGACCTTTTAAATTTGCCATAAGTAGGGTCTGGATTATTCTCACTTAGTGCATAAGTCTACATTTGACTACTAatatatgtgtttgcattttttttctgagaacttcactcaattattggggtttttttcttaatttttactgaaatatagtttatttacagtgtcatgttagtttcaggtatacagcaaagtgattcagatatatatatatctgttctttttcatattcttttgcatgataggttattacaagatattgagtatatacttccctgtgctatacagtaggaacttgctgtttatttattttatatattgtagtatgtatatgttaatcccaaactcctaatttatccctccccacctttcccctttagtaaccatgagtttgttttctatgtctgtgagtctgttttgtaaataagttcatttgtatccttgtcttagactccacatataagtgctatcatatgatgtttgtctttctctgacttacttcacttagtatgataatctctaggtccatccatgttgctgcaaatggcattatttcattcttttttatgtctgagtaatattccattgtatatatgtaccatattttctttatccattcatctgttgatggacattttaagttgcttccatgtcttgactattgtcaatagtgctgctgtgaacattaggatgcatgtatctttttgaattatacttttctccatatatgtgcccaggagtgggattgctgggtcatatggtaactctacttttagtcttttaaggaacctccatactgttctccatagtggctataccaatgtacactcccaccaacaatgtcagaggcccttttctccacaccctctccagcatttattatttgtagactttttgatgatgggcattctgactcatttgaggtggtacctcattgtagttttcatttgcatttctctaataattatggatgttgaacatcttgtcatgtgcctgttggccatctgtatgtcttctttggagaaatgtctacttcagtcttctgtccattttttgattgggttgtttattttttgcttttttgttttttgatattgagctgtatgagctgtttgtatactttggaaattaatccctcgtcagttgcattgtttgcaaatattttctcccagtctgtaggttgtcttttcattttgttgatggtttcctttgcttgttATTAATAAGTCccaattttttctttatgaacATACAACATAAAAATACAAGACTTTTATAAAACTATGTCTATAAGCAAGGCCACTACTTTCAACTTCAGCCTCTGCAATTGGTACAGTATTGAAATACTTCCACATGCCTTGATGAGCCACTGCCATTATGCTCCCTGGCTCCCCTGGCCCCTCTCCTAAGACCACCCTGAACCCCCCATGGTACAGAGCTAATGCTGGCCTGGCATGGGGCCTACAGGATGTATCTGAAGTGCCCATGCTACACCACTTGtccaatatttttaatatcaccTCTGCTTATAACTATTTTACGTATTAGCATCACAGATGCTTTATATGATTaatttactttgtaaaaaaattcCTTAATAAACTCCCATTTTATGAAGCAGTTCTAACCATAATTATAAAGATGATACAGTCAGAAGAGGCTGGGTTATGCTGTGGAATAGCTGACTCCTTATCTCGCTGGCCTATGGCTGCAAAGTCCTGTCTTTCTCTCACACGCCGTGTCCACGGTCAGGCCCCcgagctctgtgccaggccatCTTCATCCCAGGCCCCAGAGTGACAGAAGCAGCGTCATCTGGACCGCTGCCAGTCTTAGAGCAGAGGGAACAGGGAACGAGAGACACAAGCTGGGATTTAAAGCTTCTGCTTGGAAGGAACACCCATCACTTCTGCACGCAATTCATTGACCAAAGCCAGACCCCTGGCCAAGCCTGACATATATGAGCAGGGAAGTCCACCCTTCCTCTAGGAATTGACAGGGGATATTTTTGAACCATAATGGAAGCTTAACGGGGGCAACAATGGAATCAGAAAATACAACCTCAGCCCTTGGGTGTAGGGCTGAGTGCAGGTTTGTGTTTAAGGGTATAAATGGTAACATTTTCGTTACTGTAAGAACCAGTGACTAGGATATTTTGTACCATGTCTGAGTCTTGGGTTTTCTTTCCTCCTGTCCTCCACAGGTGCAACCTCTGGGCTGCAACATGATTAACATTTCCAGTGATGAGCATGGGATTATTCCAGACTCCCTCAGAGAAATACTTTCCAGATGGAAACCAGAAGATTCAAAGAACCCCGAGAAAAACACCCCCAAATTTCTTTATACTGTCCCAAATGGCAACAACCCTGCCGGGAACTCATTAACAACTAACCGCAAAAAGGAAATCTATGAGGTATTTTCAAAGAATGGGTTCCGTGGCTGTGCTCTTGTTTCTTTCTGACCCTTTAGAAGAGTGCTCTGCAAGTTCCTTCTCTGATTAGCCTCTCGCTCTCAAGGAAGATGATTTTTAATAAAAGGGTCCCCATGAATTTAAAGAAACTATTATGCTCTTGCTGACTATGAggttttcctttccctttaatTGATATTTTGGTTGAAAGAGATGTTACGGTTGGTGTAGTGTTAAACtcacctcttcctcccctctcttccttctgtctTCCCCTCATCCCCACCTCCAATCCATCCCGTGGCTCCCACCACCAACGTTATCCAAACCCACCGTCCCCTCGGCCGCCCGCCCTCCCGGGCCCTGTGACTGCCCCCCTCCTCACAGCTCCTCCCCCGGCTCGTGGCGTCCTTCCTGCTCCAGTGTAGATCTACAAGCCCTTCTCCAGCTGCTTCCCCGCACTTAAAAGAAGATGAGAGTCCTTCACCTGCCACGCACGGTGATGCGACCTGGGCCTTGGTTCTCAGGCTAGGGTCTCCCACATCCTTCTTGTTGCAGCTACACAGCCTTCCTTCCGTCCCTTACACACCTATGCCTTCTATAAACGTCTATCCCTTAAACATGCCAAGTATTTTCTCACCCCCAGGGCCTTTGCCCCTGGTCCCTCAGTCTAAAATCTTCTCCCCCGTCATCTGCACGCCTGAGCCTTCCTGCCAGCCTGAGCTCTCCTGGAGCTTCCgtgtcactctctctctctcaaacatgACCCTCTTTAACCTTCCGCCCAGCCCTCAAAGCCTCCCTCCTAATCGTCCTCTGTTCACTGTCCACTGGCGCATGTTCGTTCTGTCTTTCCCACCAGAACGTAAGTTCCCTGAGGACAGAGCTTTCAGGGCTGGTTCCTGTCTTCATCCTGCTCCTAGGACAGGGAGCCCTCAGTGGCTtcttgggtgaatgaatgaatgagtacaaAGAACTATGATTCCAAGTGATTTTTATCTTTGAGCGATCTGAAGAAATAAATATGCTCCTTTAACTTTTTTAGCTCGCAAGAAAATATGACTTCCTCATCATAGAAGATGATCCTTATTATTTTATGCAGTTCAACAAGGTAAGTGCAGTGTCAACTCAGCCCACAATCAGTAGATAAGTGGCTGTAAGTTACTGCACTGATTTGAGTTTAGCCGGGCTGCTGAGTATTTTCATCTCTGGTATTACTGCTCTTTCTAGAAATTCCTTACCTTTAGAACAGTGGCTggctctctgtgccaggcacgtgGAGGGTCGAGTGAGTCAAGGGTGAGGGTCGTCTGGACTCCAAATCCAGATCGTGGCTCCTTCGACATCGTACCAGGGTTATGCAGTGGGCGTCTCCTTGGGTGTCAACCTCAGTCTCTCGCGGGTGGCTGATGGGCCGAGGACTTGGGAGCTGTGTCCAGGCTGAAGGAGAAGGAGGGCCGCGCTCAGTCAGTGAGGTGGcggtgggcagaggaggggcgTTCCTAGCATCATGCTGCCCACTTGCCATCCCTGTCACTTAGGGCCGGGGACTTACCTGCAGAATGATGGACTTTTAGATCCTTTCCCACTATATACGTACACCACTGTGAACGAGCATGGTTTCCTAGGAGACAACGGTAGTGGTACAGACTCCCAATGCCCAATTCCTCAAAATCCAACACTGTATTTGCTCTCAGGCCTGCACAGAACAAACACATGGACTCAGTCCCCACTTTATATCTACGGAGAAGAAACAGAACTCTTGGCTTTTTATCTAGTTTGCCTGAATACCATGTCTGCCTGCCGCCCACCTTCAACACGACCATGGCCCCCTTTCTCGTTGGCATTTACTTGTGAAGTAAATATGGCAGTTTCAGCATTGCACACTGACTACACTGCTCGTCTTCATTTGCACCTTTTTTGTGTTTCTAGTTGGTCTAAGAGTCAGCATTCTCTTTCTAAACAGCCCTCAGCATCAGAATGCTGATGGCCCTCTTCGTTTTGGTCTTTTCCAAACTACTTTTTCTTGAATCCTTCCTCGAAATCTGTTCATCCTGGATCTCAAGCCTTGGGACAAGGAGGTCCGGTGTGAGGTTTCCCTAAACTCACGGAAGTGGCATTGTGAGCAAGTGAgaggacgtgtgtgtgtgtgtttggcagaAAAGCCGTGAAGATCGGCAGATACGAATAGAAGAACATGCATCTCTGGTTCTTACGCCATTTCAAAGGGCTGAGATGAAGACAAGAAAAAGGATGTTTGTCCTACTGTTCTCCAAATCCATTCCTCCCCACTCTCTGCACAAAGTAGGGATACGGTCTCTATCAGACTTCCCAAGCCAAcagtatttttcttccatttccagCCCTGGGCACCGACTTTTCTCTCCATGGACGTTGATGGGCGTGTCATCCGAGCTGACTCCTTTTCCAAAGTCCTGTCCTCTGGGTAAGGCCCTGGCTGTGCCTTCAGGCTGCATCTACAGGCGACAGAGGCTGCACCTCAGCATCTTTTAGTGCAAACAGTTCTTCTCATTTAAGATGCTTGTATTCCCCATTTGACTGACTATTAATACCAGGCttttctcccaatctgtcccCTGTGGTCAAAGATACTTGGCCATTAAATTATAGCTGTAGGGGGACTGGTCAGGTTTTTGGTTACATCTACGAAAGAGCACATTTAGAAATACATGGtctattttaagtgtacaattaagtttaaatgtgtattttaaataagTAGTTTTATTAGAATGTGTTAACTGTCTAAGTGTGTTTGTCCCCAGGTCACAAAATTCTCCCCCATGAAATCACTAACATGGTATTAATTGTTAATGCAGGGTTGGTATTGtgccttttctctctttgtgcAGGTTGCGAATAGGGTTTATAACTGGTCCAAAGCCCTTGATCGAGAGAATTGTTTTACACATACAAGTTTCAACAATGCATCCCAGCACTTTTGCCCAGGTACGGACAACTTAGGAAATAGGAATTTTTTTGAATCAGATCATAAAACAAAAGAGATGTTGGCAAATAAGACTGAGTGAACATGGCAGGGAGAGAAATCACTGATTGCATCTCTATTTCCAGTTAGGAGACCACACACAGCAGATGTTTGCTCTAGAAGCCAAAAGAGATTTGAATGGACCTGGTGCAGTTTCACAGTGTAGACCAAGCTCCTTGAGGGTCAGAGATCTTATTCATCTGTGTCCTGGCATCTAGCTCAGGAATCCCATAAAAACTGTGTTGGACTCGACAGGACGGAAGGTGTTTGGTGAAGTAACGCACCATTAGCTTCGTTGTCCTGGAATCTGAGAGCAAGGGTTCCAGACCCGCGTGGTGGCCCGACGTCTGCCTTCACTGCCCATGTGCTAAGCTCCCTACAAACAGCGGCTGGaatgtattttaattaaatacagtaaaattATTTGTGGCGAATGTATTAATTTCTTCACAAGCTTTGAGAAATGATTGGACCCATCCTTAAGGCAATTTGAGAACCAACGATAAGGACAGGACTGCTACCTAAGAACTCAAAAGGTGTAGTTTATGCAGAATGGACATTTCTTTGACATTATACACTCCACAAAGTGCACGTGTCCCCGTGTTTTATCAAGTTGGGgactttttccatattttctgtatctgttaTCAACCAAATTTCACTATCCATTTACAACATTTAGAACTTCCATTTTGGATAGAAAATCTCTGAATATATTGTATAACTTCATGTATCGACTGTATGTGTTTTTGGGggggtttatttgtttgtttttttgtcaatttatctctttatttttatcataacATTTGTTCAATTTctggaactaattttttttttaaacatctttattggagtatacttgctttacaatgttgtgttactttctgctgtacagcagagtgaatcggctatatgcatacgtatatccccatacccccttcctcttgcatctccctcccaccctccctatcccacccctctaggtggacacaaagcaccgagctgatctccctggcctatgcggctgcttcccacaagctatctgttttacacttggtagtgtatatatgtccaggccactctctcacttcgtcccagcttacccttccccctccccatgtcctcatgtccattctctacgtctgcatctttattcttgtcctgcccctaggtttttcagaactttttttttttagattccatatgtatgtgttagcatacagtattcatttttctctttctgacttacttcactctatatgacagacgctaggtccacccacctcactacaaataactcaatttcatttcctttcatggcagaggaatattccattgtatatatgtgccacgtcttctttatccattcatctgtcaatggacacttaggttgcttccatgtcctggctattgtaaatagagctgcaatgaacattgtggtgcatgtgtctttttgaattatggttttctcagggcatatgcccagtagtgggattgctgggtcatatggtagttctatttttagtcttttaaggaacctccatactgttctccatagtggctgtatcaatttacatccccaccaacaatgcaagagggttcccttttctccacaccctctccagcagttattgtttggagatcttttgatgatggccattctgactggtgtgaggtgatacctcattgtagttttgatttgtatttctctaatgattagtgatgctgagcatcctttcatgtgtttgttggcaatctgtatatcttctttggagaaatgtctatttaggtcttctgcccatttttggattgggtttttttttttggatattgagctgcattagctgcttgtatattttggagattaatcctttttcagtttcttcgtttgcaaatattttctcccattctgagggttgtctttttgtcttgtttatggtttcctttgctgtgcaaaagctttaagtttcactaggtcctatttgtttatttttgtttttatttccatttctctaggaggtgggtcaaaaaggatcttgctgtgatttatgtcaaacagtgttcttcctatgttttcctctaggagttttatagtgtctggccttacatttaggtctctaatccattttgagtttatttttgtatatggtgttaggaagtgttctaatttcattcttttacatgtagctgtccagttttcccagcaccacttattgaagaggctgtcttttctccactgtatatgcttgcctcctttgtcaaagataaggtgaccatatgtgcgtgggtttttctctgggctttctatcctgttccattgatctatatttctgtttttgtgccagtaccatactgtattgattactgtagctttgtagtatagtctgaagtcagggagcctggttcctccagctctgtttttctttctcaaattgctttggctattcggggtcttttgtgtttccatacacattgtgaaattttttgttctagttctgtgaaaaatgccattggtagtttgatagggattgcgttgaatctgtcgattgctttaggtagtatagtcattttcacaatgttggttcttccaatccaagaacatggtatatctctccatctgtttgtatcatctttaatttctttcatcagtgtcttatagctttctgcatacaggtcttttgtctccttaggtaggtttattcctaacagtgtaaattggagtgtttctttaatttctctttgatttttcatcattagtgcataggaatgcaagagatttctgtgcattaattttgtatcctgctactttaccaaattcattgattagctctagtagttttttggtagcatctttaggattctctgtgtatagtatcatgtcatctgcaaacagtcacagctttacttcttcttttccaatttggattctttttatttctttttcttctctgcttgctgtggctaaaacttccaaaactatgctgaataacagtggtgagagtgggcatccttgtattgttcctgattttagaggaaatggtttcagtttttcaccattgagaatgatgttggctgtgggtttgtcatacatggcctttattatgttgaggtaagttccctctatgcctactttctggagagtttttatcataaattggtgttgaattttgtcaaaagctttttctgcgcctattgagatgatcgtatggtttttatccttcagtttgttaatatggtgtatcacgttgattgatttgcgtatattgaagaatccttgcattcctgagataaaccccacttgatcatggtgtatgatccttttaatgtgctgttgcgttctatttgctagtattttgttgaggatttttacatctatgttcatcagtgatattggtctgtagttttctttttttgtgacatctttgtctggttttggtatcagggtgatggtggcctcgtagaatgagtttgggagcgttcttccctctgctgtattttggaagagtttgagaaggataggtgttagctcttctctaaatgtttgaaagaattcgcct
It contains:
- the LOC137770103 gene encoding kynurenine/alpha-aminoadipate aminotransferase, mitochondrial isoform X3; its protein translation is MNYTRFITAASAARKPSAIRVMTEILGKSSKSVLSLATGAPNPNTFPFKTAVITTDNGETIQFDEEMMKRALQYSQSAGLPELLSWLKQLQVKLHNPPTIHYPPSQGQMDMCVTCGSQEGLCKVFEMIVNPGDNILVNEPIYSGTIHAVQPLGCNMINISSDEHGIIPDSLREILSRWKPEDSKNPEKNTPKFLYTVPNGNNPAGNSLTTNRKKEIYELARKYDFLIIEDDPYYFMQFNKPWAPTFLSMDVDGRVIRADSFSKVLSSGLRIGFITGPKPLIERIVLHIQVSTMHPSTFAQLGDHTQQMFALEAKRDLNGPGAVSQCRPSSLRVRDLIHLCPGI